A window of Thermococcus aggregans contains these coding sequences:
- a CDS encoding DUF7344 domain-containing protein, translating into MNTIPGGIGVKGENNTMSPSSMILGNDRRMLLLEFLQNNNGKAELREIVDFIAENEGQNNRKHRKSVYVSLLQTHLPKMERAGIIKFDHNWVTLLRVPEDVDVYMEVVSKHDISWSTFYSGISVLFALLGLWLNNVPLVIISGIYFTLSIIQHFKTYKVIKRSGD; encoded by the coding sequence ATGAACACCATTCCAGGAGGGATCGGAGTGAAGGGAGAGAATAATACAATGAGCCCCTCCTCAATGATCTTGGGGAACGATAGAAGAATGCTTCTTCTGGAGTTTCTCCAAAATAACAACGGTAAGGCTGAGTTAAGAGAGATTGTGGACTTTATAGCTGAAAACGAGGGACAAAACAATAGAAAGCACAGAAAGAGCGTTTATGTAAGTCTGCTCCAAACTCACCTTCCAAAAATGGAGAGAGCAGGGATAATAAAATTTGATCACAACTGGGTAACTTTGCTTAGGGTTCCGGAGGATGTAGATGTTTACATGGAAGTAGTTTCAAAGCATGACATAAGCTGGAGTACCTTTTATTCAGGAATTTCGGTTCTCTTTGCCCTTTTGGGCCTCTGGCTCAACAACGTGCCCCTCGTGATAATTTCAGGAATATATTTCACTTTGTCAATTATTCAGCATTTCAAGACTTACAAAGTTATCAAGAGATCTGGCGACTAA
- a CDS encoding DUF92 domain-containing protein, translating into MDITTIAVIALLGTLAYKVKALDGKGVSAAVLIGTTTIVFGGVFPFLALLTFVLLGVLATKYRLAEKIKKGIAQEGKGIRSWQNVLGNGLATVIFLLIEYYTKQDVFWAATFSSIATANADTLASELGKVFGKVPRMITTLKPAEVGENGAVSWQGEIIALIGAFIISIFAVFLTTQKVEMLLAVTLGGFIGCNIDSLIGATLENRGIVNNHHTNFLATLLGGIIGGAIFLSLL; encoded by the coding sequence ATGGACATTACCACTATTGCAGTGATTGCACTACTGGGGACTTTGGCATACAAAGTAAAGGCCCTCGATGGTAAAGGGGTCTCAGCTGCAGTGCTGATTGGAACGACAACCATTGTATTTGGGGGTGTTTTCCCGTTTTTAGCCTTACTTACCTTTGTTCTTCTTGGGGTTCTTGCTACAAAGTACCGTCTTGCTGAGAAAATCAAGAAAGGAATTGCTCAAGAGGGTAAAGGAATACGAAGCTGGCAAAATGTTCTTGGAAACGGTCTCGCAACTGTGATATTTTTGTTAATTGAATACTATACCAAGCAAGATGTATTTTGGGCTGCTACGTTCTCTTCAATAGCAACCGCAAATGCGGACACGCTCGCCAGTGAGCTGGGAAAGGTGTTTGGCAAAGTTCCAAGAATGATAACCACCCTAAAACCTGCGGAAGTAGGAGAAAACGGAGCAGTCTCATGGCAAGGTGAAATCATAGCGTTAATCGGGGCATTCATAATAAGCATCTTTGCAGTGTTTTTAACCACTCAAAAAGTTGAAATGCTCCTCGCGGTAACCCTCGGTGGGTTTATAGGGTGCAACATCGACAGTTTAATTGGTGCAACATTAGAGAATAGAGGAATTGTAAACAACCATCACACAAACTTTTTAGCTACCCTCTTAGGAGGAATAATTGGAGGAGCAATTTTCCTTTCCCTGCTGTGA
- a CDS encoding DHHA1 domain-containing protein has protein sequence MDKNAFLEKVREGTELIKMHIELGHTIRIVSHRDADGITAGAILAKALAREGADFHLSIVKQLGEDILKELAEEKQKIYVFSDLGSGSIKLIENYLKDASVVIADHHPPEDSEIEQENHILVNPTQFGADSVRDLSGSGVAYFVAKAINEKNKDLSYLALVGAVGDMQEIDGQFHGMNLDIIEDAKSLDLIELRKELRLFGRETRTLAQMLAYASNPELPGITGDLRNAIEFLRSKDFDPDMKYWQLKEEEKRKLHDALVIHLIKNNASKEDIDRLIGDVVLIKLYPEGDPRHEAREFATLLNATGRLNMGTLGVAICLGDEKSFKEALKLVDEYKREQIEMRRYLIQNWNSVIEKEHAYIFYAGKNIKDTMVGIAATMAINSQLANPEKPVIVLADSEENGLVKGSARTTKRGIEKGYDLGEALRKAAEILGGEGGGHAIAAGIRIPKDKVDEFAELIDKLLGEQNSSGGGHEN, from the coding sequence ATGGATAAGAACGCATTTTTAGAGAAGGTTAGAGAAGGCACGGAACTAATAAAGATGCACATTGAGTTAGGCCATACTATCCGAATTGTTTCGCACAGGGACGCTGATGGCATAACTGCTGGTGCAATTCTGGCAAAAGCATTGGCTAGAGAAGGTGCAGATTTTCACCTTAGCATAGTGAAACAGCTTGGAGAAGACATATTAAAAGAACTTGCAGAAGAAAAGCAGAAGATTTATGTTTTCAGCGACCTTGGAAGCGGCTCTATAAAGTTAATTGAGAATTATCTGAAGGATGCCAGTGTTGTTATAGCAGATCATCACCCTCCAGAAGATAGTGAAATTGAGCAGGAAAATCACATACTTGTAAATCCAACTCAGTTTGGGGCGGACAGTGTTAGAGATCTGAGCGGTTCTGGAGTAGCGTACTTCGTAGCGAAGGCGATAAACGAAAAAAACAAGGATCTTAGCTACCTAGCGTTGGTTGGTGCAGTTGGAGACATGCAGGAAATTGATGGACAATTTCATGGCATGAACCTCGACATAATAGAAGATGCAAAAAGTCTGGATCTAATAGAGCTTCGTAAAGAGCTAAGGCTCTTTGGGAGAGAAACTAGGACTTTAGCTCAAATGCTTGCTTATGCTTCAAATCCTGAACTTCCTGGAATTACAGGAGACCTAAGAAATGCAATAGAATTCCTACGCAGCAAGGATTTTGATCCCGACATGAAGTACTGGCAGCTTAAAGAAGAGGAAAAGAGAAAGCTCCACGATGCTCTTGTTATCCACCTAATCAAGAACAATGCCTCTAAAGAAGATATTGACAGACTTATTGGGGATGTTGTGCTGATTAAGCTCTATCCCGAAGGAGACCCAAGACATGAGGCAAGAGAATTTGCAACCCTTCTAAACGCCACAGGAAGGCTCAACATGGGCACTCTCGGAGTTGCGATATGCCTAGGAGACGAAAAATCTTTCAAAGAAGCACTGAAGCTCGTAGATGAGTACAAGAGAGAGCAGATAGAAATGAGGAGATACCTAATTCAAAACTGGAATAGTGTAATTGAAAAAGAACATGCTTACATATTTTATGCGGGCAAAAATATCAAAGATACAATGGTAGGGATAGCAGCAACAATGGCAATAAATTCTCAGCTCGCAAATCCTGAAAAGCCTGTAATTGTCCTAGCAGACAGCGAAGAAAATGGACTTGTAAAGGGTTCCGCAAGAACAACGAAAAGAGGAATTGAAAAAGGATACGACTTAGGGGAAGCCTTAAGAAAAGCTGCAGAAATCCTAGGTGGAGAAGGAGGAGGGCATGCAATAGCTGCAGGAATAAGAATTCCAAAGGACAAAGTAGACGAGTTTGCTGAGCTAATAGACAAACTTCTTGGAGAGCAGAATTCAAGCGGTGGAGGGCATGAAAATTAA
- a CDS encoding KEOPS complex subunit Pcc1 produces the protein MKIKAKAEIIWEYGDESIAKAIAGAVEVDNLNLPENFKFRTYWEDGRVITKVKYLGEIESLIVALDDLVFSIKIAEDVIKK, from the coding sequence ATGAAAATTAAGGCCAAAGCAGAGATAATCTGGGAGTATGGAGACGAAAGCATTGCTAAGGCCATTGCTGGGGCTGTTGAAGTGGACAATTTAAATTTACCAGAAAACTTTAAATTTAGAACTTACTGGGAAGATGGTAGAGTCATAACAAAAGTTAAATACCTTGGTGAGATTGAAAGCTTGATAGTAGCGCTAGATGATTTGGTGTTTTCAATCAAGATCGCTGAGGATGTCATAAAGAAATGA
- a CDS encoding MazG nucleotide pyrophosphohydrolase domain-containing protein gives MERLQREVDRVIKSFGGYWEPFEMLAAVVEELGELSREMLKLEGIKEKGEKDKVKEELGDVLFALLCIANYYGIDVEKALLDTISKYSTRDQNKWCNKD, from the coding sequence ATGGAGAGGCTTCAAAGAGAGGTAGACAGGGTAATAAAAAGTTTTGGTGGATACTGGGAACCTTTTGAAATGCTAGCTGCAGTCGTTGAGGAGCTTGGAGAGCTATCCAGAGAGATGTTGAAGCTGGAAGGCATTAAAGAAAAAGGAGAAAAAGATAAAGTTAAAGAAGAACTTGGCGACGTGCTGTTTGCTCTTTTGTGCATTGCTAACTACTACGGAATAGACGTAGAAAAAGCTCTTCTCGATACAATCTCCAAGTACTCGACAAGAGACCAAAATAAATGGTGCAATAAAGACTGA
- a CDS encoding energy-coupling factor ABC transporter ATP-binding protein: MIKVRNLWHVYEGKKEALRGVSLTFGNEIVALVGPNGSGKTTLAKHLNGLLKPTKGEVIVDGMNTKEHTVAELARVVGYVFQNPEHMFFEENVFKEVAFGPKNLGLSTEEIEERVKWALKQVNLEGYEDRSPYSLSGGEKQRLAIACILAMKPKYLILDEPTTGLDEKNAERVKDIIRKLYKEGHGILLITHEMDFVLELAERVVLLYNGKEVFDGDVEGFFELDLRKYGLDHPKLLTISKEVGLGFVRSVEEFVNALEMRT, translated from the coding sequence ATGATAAAGGTAAGAAATCTGTGGCATGTCTACGAGGGGAAAAAAGAGGCCTTAAGAGGAGTCAGCTTAACTTTCGGAAACGAGATTGTAGCCCTAGTTGGACCTAACGGCTCTGGAAAAACGACCCTCGCAAAACATTTGAACGGACTTTTAAAGCCAACGAAAGGAGAAGTCATAGTGGATGGGATGAATACCAAAGAGCATACCGTTGCCGAGCTTGCGAGGGTTGTTGGTTACGTCTTTCAGAATCCGGAGCACATGTTCTTTGAGGAAAACGTATTTAAGGAAGTGGCCTTTGGTCCTAAGAACCTCGGTCTTTCGACGGAAGAAATTGAAGAGAGAGTCAAGTGGGCATTAAAGCAGGTCAACCTTGAAGGTTATGAGGATCGCTCACCTTATTCTCTCAGTGGTGGAGAAAAGCAGCGTCTGGCAATAGCCTGTATCTTGGCTATGAAGCCCAAATATCTAATTCTCGATGAACCCACAACCGGGCTTGATGAAAAAAATGCCGAGAGAGTGAAAGATATAATCAGAAAGCTCTACAAAGAAGGTCACGGAATTCTCTTAATAACCCACGAGATGGATTTTGTTCTTGAACTGGCGGAAAGGGTTGTGCTTTTATATAACGGAAAGGAGGTTTTTGATGGAGATGTTGAAGGGTTTTTTGAGCTCGATTTGAGAAAGTATGGTCTGGATCATCCGAAGCTTCTTACAATCAGCAAAGAAGTGGGTTTGGGATTTGTCAGGAGTGTTGAAGAGTTCGTAAACGCTTTGGAGATGAGAACATGA
- a CDS encoding Lrp/AsnC family transcriptional regulator yields MRKKIDKFDLQIIKLLSKNARLNYRQLAEYLGTTRQRVSRRLEKLEREGIIKKYTIIPDFDKLGYIYVVLGITVTPGTPLEEQIEILKNDESVKVVERAIGTHNLVVHILVPKDMKEVEKKITEITGRLKNVEKVDVTFITEIAKFELV; encoded by the coding sequence ATGAGGAAAAAAATTGACAAATTTGATTTACAGATAATAAAACTGCTCTCGAAAAATGCAAGACTAAACTATAGACAACTAGCGGAATACCTAGGTACAACCCGTCAAAGAGTCTCAAGACGCCTAGAGAAGTTAGAAAGAGAAGGAATAATAAAAAAGTACACAATCATCCCGGACTTTGACAAACTTGGATACATATATGTGGTGCTTGGGATAACTGTGACCCCGGGAACCCCCTTGGAGGAACAAATAGAGATTCTCAAAAACGATGAAAGTGTCAAAGTAGTAGAAAGAGCGATTGGAACCCACAACCTTGTAGTTCACATCTTGGTGCCCAAGGATATGAAAGAAGTTGAGAAAAAAATAACCGAAATAACTGGAAGACTCAAAAATGTTGAGAAAGTTGATGTTACATTCATAACAGAAATCGCCAAATTTGAGCTCGTCTGA
- a CDS encoding energy-coupling factor transporter transmembrane component T family protein, with amino-acid sequence MMYTLYLKRDSLLHSLDPRVKIVGSLLSVVVLILFNSPVLLFSLFLLIVLTLVTLGKITPREIFKVLKPLIPISVIAMIIWPFILKPWYFGLFIGFGYGIRLLSVALVTLGLIMTTPQRDLILGFIKMGMPYEIGLTLTIALRYIPTLYMLAQTIMDAQKSRGLELERGNFIQKARNTIPILIPLIVASIKTAHELSIALESRAFGASKRRTFLHNIEMKTKDYIALGITLASFLFAVYMRYFLGIGYIKLF; translated from the coding sequence ATGATGTACACATTATACCTCAAGAGGGACTCGCTCCTTCACAGCCTCGACCCAAGGGTTAAGATAGTAGGCTCCCTTCTCAGTGTAGTCGTCCTAATTCTCTTTAACTCTCCAGTTTTGCTTTTTTCTCTTTTCCTCCTCATAGTACTTACCCTTGTTACCCTTGGTAAGATAACCCCTAGAGAAATCTTCAAGGTCCTTAAACCCCTCATTCCGATTTCGGTAATTGCAATGATTATATGGCCGTTTATCTTGAAGCCCTGGTATTTTGGTCTCTTTATAGGTTTCGGCTATGGAATAAGACTTCTTTCCGTTGCCCTAGTCACTTTAGGCTTGATAATGACAACCCCACAACGGGACCTAATCCTTGGTTTCATCAAAATGGGAATGCCGTATGAAATCGGTCTTACCTTAACAATAGCCCTCCGTTACATACCAACCCTTTACATGCTGGCACAGACGATAATGGATGCTCAAAAGTCCAGGGGACTTGAGCTTGAAAGGGGCAACTTCATCCAAAAGGCCAGGAATACAATCCCGATTCTAATTCCCTTAATAGTAGCATCAATAAAAACCGCCCATGAACTCAGCATAGCGCTGGAAAGCAGGGCATTTGGTGCGAGCAAAAGGAGGACTTTTCTCCACAACATTGAAATGAAGACGAAAGATTACATTGCTTTGGGAATAACCCTTGCCTCATTCCTCTTTGCAGTTTACATGAGGTACTTCCTCGGCATCGGGTACATCAAGCTATTCTAA
- a CDS encoding Mov34/MPN/PAD-1 family protein → MKVKIRKGLLEYLLQLARDFYPNEFGGFLREKDGIFEEVLIIPRGYFGKESIYFDTWLLPHDENIKGTVHSHPIPSLRPSQADVSFFSKFGGIHIIIAYPFDKKSVKAYNSEGKEVEMEIVE, encoded by the coding sequence ATGAAAGTAAAAATTAGGAAGGGCCTTCTAGAATATCTCCTCCAGCTTGCAAGAGATTTTTATCCCAATGAATTTGGAGGATTTTTAAGAGAAAAAGATGGGATTTTTGAGGAAGTTTTGATAATTCCAAGGGGGTACTTCGGCAAGGAATCCATTTATTTTGATACGTGGTTGCTGCCTCACGACGAGAACATAAAGGGAACTGTTCACTCGCATCCAATTCCTTCTCTCAGACCTTCCCAAGCAGATGTAAGCTTTTTCTCAAAATTTGGGGGAATCCACATAATAATTGCATATCCCTTTGATAAAAAGAGCGTAAAAGCCTACAACAGCGAAGGAAAAGAAGTCGAGATGGAGATAGTTGAATGA
- a CDS encoding ArsR/SmtB family transcription factor, with product MKVRELLESLNEKQKRTVQKCLESCEILDLEEEIETELSRDLMDFIKVLSNPIRAGILKMLKNRWMCVCLIAKALNQDQTLISHHLRTLKKMNLLHERREGKLRFYRTNLGELKKYIDMLEKELL from the coding sequence ATGAAAGTTAGGGAACTCCTCGAGAGCTTAAATGAAAAGCAAAAAAGAACTGTCCAAAAATGCCTAGAGTCATGTGAGATATTGGACTTGGAAGAAGAAATCGAGACTGAACTTTCTAGGGATTTAATGGACTTCATAAAAGTGTTATCAAACCCAATAAGAGCAGGAATACTGAAAATGCTCAAAAACCGGTGGATGTGCGTGTGTTTAATAGCAAAGGCGCTAAACCAAGATCAGACCCTTATAAGCCATCACCTCAGAACCCTCAAGAAAATGAACCTTCTGCACGAGAGGAGAGAAGGAAAACTCAGATTCTACAGGACAAACCTCGGGGAACTTAAGAAGTACATTGATATGTTAGAAAAGGAACTCCTCTAA
- a CDS encoding NTP transferase domain-containing protein, with protein sequence MRAYILGFREKKWESYLTPILEEPMIRIVERRLLNAKRIDEVFTIVRKSDLKKFSLHVSNPIGVNARNKLEALHKALPFSGDIFLVEGNMPLVMPFLVNYLSTLFYESYADALIPMWADGSLEVTHAFYNARALRKAVEACLSENERRISCIAEYLDYETVSIEELIKKNPKVSLSFLKVKTPFDIKFAEENLKSGL encoded by the coding sequence ATGCGGGCATACATACTCGGCTTTCGGGAGAAAAAATGGGAGAGCTACCTGACTCCAATACTTGAAGAGCCTATGATAAGAATAGTGGAGAGAAGACTTTTAAATGCAAAAAGAATTGATGAGGTCTTTACAATTGTCAGAAAAAGTGACTTGAAAAAGTTCTCCCTTCACGTTTCAAATCCTATTGGCGTAAATGCTAGAAATAAACTTGAAGCTCTTCACAAAGCTTTGCCCTTCTCGGGCGATATTTTCCTTGTAGAGGGAAACATGCCTTTGGTGATGCCCTTCTTGGTAAATTATCTCTCAACGCTGTTTTACGAAAGCTACGCCGATGCCTTGATTCCTATGTGGGCCGATGGGAGCCTTGAAGTTACCCACGCTTTTTACAACGCCAGAGCCCTAAGAAAAGCTGTTGAAGCATGCTTGAGTGAAAACGAAAGAAGGATAAGCTGTATTGCAGAGTACCTTGATTATGAGACGGTTAGCATAGAAGAGCTTATTAAGAAAAACCCAAAGGTTTCGTTGAGTTTCCTAAAAGTGAAAACTCCCTTTGATATAAAATTTGCCGAAGAAAATTTAAAAAGTGGGCTTTAG
- a CDS encoding biotin transporter BioY, with amino-acid sequence MRAREVAYSALFVALTAVGAQISIPIGTVPITLQVLFVLLSGLILGARLGFLSQAIYVFMGAIGLPVFAGFSGGFAHVYGPTGGYLIAFPIAAFLVGLLAKKKDNIVGYILAVVVGIIVIYLLGWLRLGLFMKGNFEKAFLVGVAPFVPIDLVKGALAVVIADRVKKAIKA; translated from the coding sequence ATGAGGGCAAGAGAAGTTGCATATTCAGCACTTTTTGTAGCACTAACCGCAGTAGGTGCCCAGATATCAATCCCCATTGGTACCGTTCCAATAACCCTTCAGGTGCTTTTCGTACTGCTGAGCGGACTTATCTTGGGAGCTCGCTTGGGGTTCTTGAGCCAAGCAATATATGTTTTCATGGGTGCGATTGGACTTCCAGTGTTTGCCGGGTTTAGCGGTGGCTTTGCTCATGTCTACGGCCCTACGGGAGGATACCTAATAGCATTTCCGATAGCGGCTTTTTTAGTGGGCCTTCTGGCCAAGAAAAAAGATAATATTGTGGGGTATATCTTGGCAGTTGTAGTTGGAATAATCGTAATCTACCTTCTTGGCTGGCTTAGGTTAGGACTTTTTATGAAAGGGAACTTTGAAAAGGCGTTCTTAGTAGGAGTGGCTCCGTTTGTTCCTATAGACTTGGTGAAAGGAGCCTTAGCTGTGGTAATTGCAGATAGAGTGAAGAAAGCGATTAAGGCCTAA
- the cas6 gene encoding CRISPR-associated endoribonuclease Cas6, whose amino-acid sequence MRIEIKLRPENKNVIVPFNYNGEIHDQLLDKIFTAVPDLAEMLKTEYKDYFTFSRIMIREREIIPDKGIKVLSEDVSLYVSSSLTEIIKAIAEGFISNPVLKVGDATFHMADIKILREPKIKDGTLFSTLSPIVVRTAKFEDNKVKIWDLYPSNEDFQDKLRKIMLTKFSEMNGKLPEDTEFHLDVIKFKPARIKVGKSYYRGSLMVFRYYGSKEIAKFGYENGFGNKTSYGFGMVKVIDEEEGQ is encoded by the coding sequence ATGAGGATTGAAATCAAACTCAGACCTGAAAATAAGAATGTTATAGTACCATTTAACTACAACGGTGAAATTCACGACCAGTTACTCGATAAGATTTTCACTGCAGTGCCAGATTTGGCAGAAATGCTTAAAACGGAATACAAAGATTACTTCACTTTTTCCAGAATAATGATTAGGGAGAGGGAAATTATCCCAGATAAGGGAATTAAAGTGCTCTCAGAAGACGTATCACTCTACGTCTCTTCTTCTCTTACTGAAATCATAAAAGCTATTGCAGAAGGATTTATCTCGAATCCCGTCCTAAAAGTGGGAGATGCTACATTCCATATGGCCGACATAAAGATACTCCGGGAGCCAAAGATAAAGGATGGAACGCTTTTTTCGACGCTAAGCCCTATAGTCGTGAGAACAGCCAAGTTTGAAGACAACAAGGTAAAAATTTGGGACCTCTACCCAAGTAATGAGGACTTCCAAGACAAGCTTAGGAAAATAATGCTCACAAAGTTTTCGGAAATGAATGGCAAACTCCCAGAAGATACTGAGTTTCACCTTGATGTCATAAAGTTCAAGCCGGCCAGAATAAAAGTAGGGAAGAGTTATTATAGAGGTTCTCTCATGGTTTTCCGCTACTATGGATCAAAAGAAATAGCAAAGTTTGGATATGAAAACGGTTTTGGAAATAAGACCAGCTATGGTTTTGGGATGGTCAAAGTAATTGATGAAGAAGAAGGACAATAA
- a CDS encoding 30S ribosomal protein S15 produces the protein MARLHARKRGKSGSKRPPRTAPPTWVEYTAEEVENLVVKLRKEGYSTAMIGTILRDQYGIPSVKLITGKKITKILEEHGLAPEIPEDLMFLIRKAVKLRKHLEQHPKDLHSMRGLQLTESKIRRLVKYYRRTGKLPAKWRYDPEQAKLLVR, from the coding sequence ATGGCAAGGTTGCACGCAAGAAAAAGGGGAAAATCTGGATCAAAGAGACCACCGAGGACTGCTCCACCTACATGGGTGGAATATACAGCCGAAGAAGTTGAGAATCTTGTTGTTAAGCTCAGGAAAGAAGGCTATAGCACCGCTATGATAGGCACGATTTTGAGAGACCAGTACGGAATTCCCAGTGTTAAACTTATCACTGGAAAGAAAATAACCAAGATACTTGAAGAGCACGGTCTTGCTCCAGAAATTCCCGAAGACTTAATGTTCCTCATTAGGAAGGCAGTCAAGCTTAGGAAACACTTAGAGCAGCACCCCAAAGACCTTCACTCAATGAGAGGCCTTCAGCTTACTGAGAGCAAGATCAGAAGGCTTGTAAAGTACTACAGGAGAACAGGAAAGCTACCTGCCAAGTGGAGATACGATCCAGAACAAGCGAAGCTTCTCGTTCGCTGA
- a CDS encoding 30S ribosomal protein S3ae, with amino-acid sequence MARANPRKRAAAARDKWKLKEWYVVYAPEFFGSKEIGLTPADDPEKVKGRVIETTLRDLTGDFTKGHVKLYFQVYDVKGQNAYTKFKGHKLARSYIRSLVRRRTTRIDGIFNITTKDGYKLRVMGMVIAIRRIQTSQERAIREIMEKIIRKKAEELNFADFVLEAVNGKMAAEIAKEAKKIYPLKRAEIRKIKVLAEPEA; translated from the coding sequence ATGGCAAGAGCCAACCCAAGGAAAAGGGCTGCAGCTGCAAGGGATAAGTGGAAGCTTAAGGAATGGTATGTAGTTTACGCTCCAGAGTTTTTTGGAAGCAAAGAAATAGGTTTGACCCCCGCAGATGACCCCGAAAAGGTAAAAGGAAGGGTTATTGAGACCACTTTGAGGGACTTAACTGGAGACTTCACAAAGGGTCATGTAAAGCTTTACTTCCAGGTCTACGACGTTAAGGGGCAAAATGCCTACACCAAGTTTAAGGGTCACAAACTGGCAAGGAGCTACATAAGAAGCCTTGTCAGGAGAAGAACCACAAGAATAGATGGAATCTTCAACATAACCACAAAGGACGGTTACAAGCTCAGAGTTATGGGCATGGTTATAGCAATAAGAAGAATACAGACAAGCCAAGAAAGAGCCATTAGAGAAATAATGGAGAAGATCATACGCAAGAAAGCCGAAGAGCTTAACTTTGCAGACTTCGTGCTTGAGGCAGTTAACGGAAAGATGGCAGCAGAGATAGCAAAAGAAGCCAAGAAAATATACCCACTCAAGAGGGCCGAAATAAGAAAGATAAAGGTTCTTGCAGAGCCAGAGGCTTGA
- a CDS encoding SPOUT family RNA methylase, protein MKFLVKTQRGMEAVAANYIKELLEDAKVWIAPYGYSGLVLVESEDKDAEKKLFEIPEIERVIPVLFETSATIEDILNLAEKIASHIKEGESFAVKTKRRGKHEFSSVDVNVALGGKIKELTNAEVDLTFPDKTVLVEIIGDRAYISIVGKEEWKKYTPDKIDARKLFKKVTIVQMPYWGDYKACRNFGEKIGRAAQAFEVKELIIAPKEKIDAYELMEFIRGVKIGQESRHQIQREAYPWKVEKVPVSVWDLYQVIRDKRRNKRLLIITDPKGHSISEIKENLAKDLYYAKEVVVFIGSREGIPRGLFRYADYVVDLAPYMTFATEHGIPAVLIALWTVYEEELRKKEENE, encoded by the coding sequence ATGAAGTTTTTGGTTAAGACCCAGAGGGGAATGGAAGCCGTTGCTGCCAACTATATTAAAGAGCTTCTCGAAGATGCCAAAGTTTGGATAGCCCCCTATGGATATTCTGGTCTTGTCCTTGTAGAAAGTGAGGATAAAGATGCAGAAAAGAAGCTTTTTGAGATTCCTGAGATTGAGAGGGTTATTCCAGTTCTCTTTGAAACTTCTGCCACAATTGAGGACATTTTAAACCTTGCGGAAAAAATAGCCTCCCACATAAAAGAAGGAGAAAGCTTTGCGGTTAAAACCAAGAGAAGGGGAAAGCACGAGTTCTCAAGTGTTGACGTCAATGTTGCCCTCGGAGGAAAAATAAAGGAGCTGACAAACGCTGAGGTTGACTTAACTTTTCCCGATAAGACAGTTTTAGTTGAAATTATTGGGGATAGAGCTTACATTTCTATTGTCGGAAAAGAAGAGTGGAAAAAGTATACTCCCGATAAAATTGATGCCAGAAAGCTTTTCAAAAAAGTTACAATTGTCCAGATGCCTTATTGGGGCGATTACAAAGCCTGCAGGAATTTTGGCGAAAAAATCGGAAGGGCTGCCCAGGCTTTTGAGGTAAAAGAGCTTATTATAGCACCAAAAGAAAAGATAGACGCTTACGAGCTGATGGAATTTATAAGGGGGGTAAAAATAGGCCAAGAGTCTAGGCACCAAATTCAGCGAGAAGCTTATCCTTGGAAAGTTGAAAAGGTTCCAGTTAGCGTGTGGGATCTTTACCAAGTTATAAGGGACAAAAGACGAAATAAAAGGCTTCTTATAATTACGGACCCAAAAGGACACAGCATTTCTGAGATAAAGGAAAATCTGGCAAAAGACCTCTACTATGCTAAGGAGGTTGTGGTATTTATAGGTTCAAGAGAAGGCATCCCACGGGGACTTTTTAGGTATGCAGATTATGTTGTTGATCTCGCGCCATATATGACCTTTGCAACAGAGCACGGAATCCCAGCAGTATTGATAGCCCTTTGGACAGTTTATGAAGAGGAACTAAGGAAAAAGGAAGAGAATGAATAG